From one Lemur catta isolate mLemCat1 chromosome 5, mLemCat1.pri, whole genome shotgun sequence genomic stretch:
- the LOC123638386 gene encoding histone H2A type 1-F: MSGRGKQGGKARAKAKTRSSRAGLQFPVGRVHRLLRKGNYSERVGAGAPVYLAAVLEYLTAEILELAGNAARDNKKTRIIPRHLQLAIRNDEELNKLLGKVTIAQGGVLPNIQAVLLPKKTESHHKPKGK; the protein is encoded by the coding sequence ATGTCGGGACGCGGCAAGCAAGGTGGCAAGGCTCGCGCTAAAGCCAAGACTCGCTCCTCCCGGGCAGGACTTCAGTTTCCTGTGGGCCGTGTGCACCGCCTGCTCCGCAAAGGAAACTACTCTGAGCGAGTGGGGGCCGGTGCTCCGGTGTACCTGGCGGCGGTGCTGGAGTATCTGACCGCCGAGATCCTAGAGCTGGCGGGCAACGCTGCTCGTGATAACAAGAAGACGCGCATTATCCCTCGCCACCTGCAGCTGGCCATCCGTAACGACGAAGAGCTCAACAAGTTGCTGGGGAAAGTCACCATCGCTCAGGGCGGTGTCCTGCCCAACATCCAGGCGGTGTTGCTGCCTAAGAAGACCGAGAGCCACCACAAGCCTAAGGGCAAGTAA
- the H1-5 gene encoding histone H1.5, producing MSEIAPAETAAPAAVEKSPAKKKATKKSGGAGAAKRKATGPPVSELITKAVAASKERNGLSLAALKKALAAGGYDVEKNNSRIKLGLKSLVSKGTLVQTKGTGASGSFKLNKKAASGEAKPKAKKAGAAKAKKPAGATPKKPKKAAGAKKAVKKTPKKAKKPAAAGVKKVAKSPKKAKAAAKPKKAAKSPAKPKAVKPKAAKPKAAKPKAAKPKATKAKKAAPKKK from the coding sequence ATGTCAGAAATcgctcctgcggagacagccgcCCCGGCAGCAGTGGAGAAGTCCCCCGCTAAGAAAAAAGCAACTAAGAAATCGGGTGGTGCAGGCGCGGCTAAACGCAAGGCGACCGGGCCCCCTGTGTCTGAGCTGATCACTAAGGCTGTAGCCGCTTCTAAGGAGCGCAATGGTCTTTCTTTGGCCGCTCTTAAGAAGGCCTTAGCGGCTGGTGGCTACGACGTAGAAAAGAACAACAGCCGCATCAAACTGGGTCTCAAAAGTTTGGTAAGCAAGGGTACTCTGGTGCAAACCAAGGGCACTGGCGCGTCTGGCTCCTTCAAGCTGAACAAGAAGGCGGCCTCCGGGGAAGCCAAGCCCAAAGCGAAGAAAGCAGGTGCGGCTAAAGCTAAGAAACCTGCTGGGGCCACCCCTAAGAAACCCAAGAAAGCTGCGGGAGCTAAAAAAGCAGTGAAGAAGACTCCGAAGAAAGCGAAAAAGCCTGCGGCAGCTGGCGTCAAGAAAGTGGCGAAGAGCCCAAAGAAGGCTAAAGCCGCCGCGAAGCCGAAGAAGGCAGCTAAGAGCCCCGCCAAGCCCAAAGCGGTTAAGCCGAAGGCGGCCAAACCTAAGGCCGCCAAGCCTAAGGCAGCGAAGCCCAAAGCTACAAAGGCCAAGAAGGCAGCTCCCAAAAAGAAGTAG